From Halorubrum salinarum, the proteins below share one genomic window:
- a CDS encoding DUF7385 family protein, with the protein MTDDDGKSPMSAEEFRSLTDGLVRQSSGGGTTVYKNAAGVGCPNPDCDRGVFQTLFVSDHGWQQIGATRDGIDLCLVNTESKRLVFIHDE; encoded by the coding sequence ATGACAGACGACGACGGGAAGAGTCCGATGTCCGCGGAGGAGTTCCGGTCGCTGACCGACGGGTTAGTGCGACAGAGTTCGGGCGGCGGAACGACCGTCTACAAGAACGCGGCGGGAGTCGGCTGTCCGAACCCCGACTGCGACCGCGGCGTCTTCCAGACGCTGTTCGTCAGCGACCACGGCTGGCAGCAGATCGGCGCGACCCGGGACGGCATCGACCTCTGTCTAGTCAACACGGAGTCGAAGCGGCTCGTCTTCATCCACGACGAGTGA
- a CDS encoding MBL fold metallo-hydrolase, which produces MVETISADEFRDRIDARRRGDRSFTVVDTRPEESFEGWRVADAVHYFYKPFHEFDLADFERETGLSPGDSIVTLCAKGKASEDFAAELAAAGYEDVTVVADGMRGWSAVYDRTEVPLPDGPDDAPPLDLVQVQRRAKGCLGYLAVGGREPGEADHVPAGAPADDADGADRIAVADPDGADRIAVAIDVSRHGDEWVAAAAERDASIAAVLDTHVHADHLSGGRALADDLGVPYYLPAAAADRDVAHAFEPIGRNETLDVGGVDLKALATPGHTDDGASYLIGGAAVLTGDTLFTEGVGRTELQFSAGGGDESAAAGDGDEGAAGAARRLYDSLHGTLLAQPDGVVVCPGHFAVANDGTTGGAEPGEPVFTTVGDARRGIEVLELDRAAFVDRITRTLPEKPPNYESVIAANRGVESPPDVTAAIELELGPNRCAAEPDAGSAADDD; this is translated from the coding sequence ATGGTCGAGACCATCTCCGCCGACGAGTTCCGCGACAGGATCGACGCGCGCCGGCGCGGCGACCGGTCGTTCACCGTGGTCGACACGCGACCCGAGGAGAGCTTCGAGGGGTGGCGCGTGGCGGACGCCGTCCACTACTTCTACAAGCCGTTCCACGAGTTCGACCTCGCCGACTTCGAGCGCGAGACCGGCCTCTCCCCCGGCGACAGCATTGTCACGCTCTGCGCGAAGGGGAAGGCCTCGGAGGACTTCGCCGCCGAACTCGCCGCGGCGGGGTACGAGGACGTGACCGTCGTCGCCGACGGGATGCGCGGGTGGTCCGCGGTGTACGACCGGACCGAGGTCCCGCTCCCCGACGGGCCCGACGACGCCCCGCCGCTCGACCTCGTCCAGGTCCAGCGCCGCGCGAAGGGGTGTCTGGGGTACCTCGCCGTCGGCGGACGCGAGCCGGGCGAGGCCGACCACGTCCCGGCGGGCGCACCCGCGGACGACGCCGACGGCGCCGACCGCATCGCCGTCGCTGATCCCGACGGCGCCGACCGCATCGCCGTCGCTATCGACGTCTCCAGACACGGCGACGAGTGGGTCGCGGCGGCCGCGGAGCGCGACGCGTCGATAGCGGCCGTCCTCGACACGCACGTCCACGCCGACCACCTCTCCGGCGGCCGCGCGCTCGCCGACGACCTCGGCGTCCCGTATTACCTCCCGGCCGCGGCCGCCGACCGCGACGTGGCGCATGCCTTCGAACCGATCGGCCGCAACGAGACGCTTGACGTCGGCGGCGTCGACCTGAAGGCGCTCGCGACGCCCGGCCACACCGACGACGGCGCGAGCTACCTGATCGGCGGCGCCGCGGTCCTCACGGGCGACACGCTGTTCACCGAGGGCGTCGGCCGCACGGAGCTCCAGTTCTCGGCGGGCGGGGGCGACGAGTCGGCGGCCGCCGGAGACGGCGACGAGGGCGCCGCGGGCGCGGCTCGTCGGCTGTACGACTCGCTCCACGGGACGCTGCTCGCGCAGCCGGACGGCGTCGTCGTCTGCCCCGGTCACTTCGCCGTCGCGAACGACGGGACGACCGGCGGCGCCGAGCCCGGCGAGCCCGTGTTCACGACTGTCGGGGACGCGCGCCGCGGGATCGAAGTCCTCGAGCTCGACCGGGCGGCGTTCGTCGACCGGATCACCCGGACGCTCCCGGAGAAGCCGCCGAACTACGAGTCGGTGATCGCGGCCAACCGCGGCGTCGAGTCGCCGCCGGACGTGACCGCGGCGATCGAACTCGAACTGGGCCCGAACCGCTGCGCGGCCGAGCCCGACGCCGGTTCCGCCGCGGACGACGACTGA
- a CDS encoding nucleotide-binding protein, whose amino-acid sequence MVEAFAVASGKGGTGKTTSTLALGMALAADHDVTVVDADTGMANLLFHAGLDDAAVTLHDLLVEGTATDVSEAVYERFGLSVVPCGTSLAGFEAAEPERLRDVVAALARDTDVLLLDSPAALGSKSAVLPVVLADRVVVVVEPTIPALSDGLKVQEYARSYGTETAGVLFNKVRDDTDDVAAQAERHFGGPVLANVPESDAVRAARRAGEPLLAHAPESEAAARYRRAADRLDVRDGDGDAVADRFRSAVVPDTP is encoded by the coding sequence ATGGTCGAGGCGTTCGCGGTCGCCAGCGGGAAGGGCGGCACGGGGAAGACGACGAGCACGCTCGCGCTCGGGATGGCGCTCGCGGCCGACCACGACGTGACCGTCGTGGACGCCGACACCGGGATGGCGAACCTCCTCTTCCACGCCGGGCTCGACGACGCGGCGGTCACCCTCCACGACCTGCTCGTCGAGGGGACCGCGACGGACGTGAGCGAGGCGGTCTACGAGCGGTTCGGGCTCTCGGTCGTCCCCTGCGGCACCTCGCTGGCCGGCTTCGAGGCCGCGGAGCCGGAGCGGCTCCGCGACGTGGTGGCGGCGCTCGCGCGCGACACCGACGTGCTCCTGCTCGACTCGCCGGCCGCGCTGGGGTCGAAGTCGGCCGTCCTGCCGGTCGTGCTCGCGGACCGCGTCGTGGTCGTCGTCGAGCCGACGATCCCCGCGCTCTCGGACGGGCTGAAGGTCCAGGAGTACGCGCGGTCGTACGGCACGGAGACGGCCGGCGTCCTGTTCAACAAGGTCCGGGACGATACCGACGACGTGGCGGCGCAGGCGGAGCGCCACTTCGGCGGCCCCGTCCTCGCGAACGTCCCCGAGAGCGACGCCGTCCGGGCGGCGCGGCGGGCCGGCGAACCGCTGCTCGCCCACGCGCCCGAGAGCGAGGCCGCGGCGCGCTACCGGCGGGCCGCCGACCGGCTGGACGTGCGCGACGGCGACGGCGACGCGGTCGCCGACCGGTTCCGCAGCGCGGTCGTCCCCGACACGCCATGA
- a CDS encoding DUF7344 domain-containing protein, whose amino-acid sequence MSFGGRVEAGRRAAGGVEGSPGARDSTDRAGSAGVTDAGSGSAADAGGRTEERTGGAGDDGADSSAADGGGEPGRDPDASVDDDRVRANELLELLGNRRRRLLWRHLRAEDAAAALSDASRQIAAWENGVDPADVDYDQRKSVYTSLRQFHCPKMADAGLVEFDDRDGTVRLTSDLPDELVIEIEPDTANVRRTALGALALATGAVLGAWAAGLPVFGPLSFAGVAFAVAFAAVAAGVVYAVAVRSDHGVSLGDALARVDG is encoded by the coding sequence ATGTCATTCGGTGGACGAGTAGAGGCGGGGAGACGAGCGGCCGGAGGGGTCGAGGGATCGCCCGGGGCGCGGGACTCGACGGACCGGGCCGGGTCGGCCGGCGTGACGGACGCCGGGAGCGGGAGCGCGGCCGACGCCGGAGGGCGGACGGAAGAGCGAACGGGCGGCGCGGGCGACGACGGCGCGGACAGCAGCGCCGCGGACGGCGGCGGCGAGCCCGGCCGAGACCCCGACGCGTCGGTCGACGACGACCGAGTGCGCGCGAACGAACTCTTGGAGCTGCTCGGGAACCGCCGCCGGCGCCTCCTGTGGCGACACCTCCGCGCGGAGGACGCGGCCGCGGCGCTGTCGGACGCCTCCCGACAGATCGCGGCGTGGGAGAACGGCGTCGACCCCGCGGACGTCGACTACGACCAGCGGAAGAGCGTGTACACGTCGCTCCGGCAGTTCCACTGCCCGAAGATGGCCGACGCCGGGCTCGTCGAGTTCGACGACCGCGACGGGACCGTCCGGCTGACCTCGGACCTCCCGGACGAGCTCGTGATCGAGATCGAACCGGACACGGCGAACGTCAGGCGGACCGCCCTCGGCGCGCTCGCGCTCGCGACCGGCGCCGTCCTCGGCGCGTGGGCCGCCGGGCTCCCGGTGTTCGGCCCGCTCTCGTTCGCCGGGGTCGCGTTCGCCGTCGCCTTCGCCGCCGTCGCCGCGGGCGTGGTGTACGCCGTCGCCGTCCGCTCCGACCACGGCGTCTCGCTCGGCGACGCGCTGGCCCGCGTCGACGGCTGA
- the ppsA gene encoding phosphoenolpyruvate synthase, which produces MAVLLLEDVDADDVGTVGGKAASLGELIGAGLPVPPGFAVTAGTYRTFIEEAGIDDELFEAVDVDPEDSAALREAEERAEELILGTPFPEPVREEILDRYRAMGEDGEEAFVAVRSSATAEDLPDSSFAGQQETFLNVREEDLLRRVKECWASLFTQRAIYYRQQRGFPHSEVDIAVVVQRMVDAEKSGVMFTSHPSTGEPQVTIEAAWGLGEAVVSGTVSPDNYVYDRERGAVDQVTVADKKVEMVKDAETGETVQLDVEEERRHERVLSDAEIGDLVELGERVESHYGAPQDVEWAIYDGEIYMLQSRPITTIREDAGGEAGADEAGTGGETPRKSTAGDASSGQPGAASVPNGGEEEDVLVDGLGASPGVVSGAVRIVHKLDHLDQVQEGDVMVTEMTMPDMVPAMKRAAGIVTDEGGMTSHAAIISRELGVPAVVGTGNGTRVLEDGQQVTLDGDKGTIRAGESESAEPGEEFEPVEAARPETPVKPMTATEVKVNVSIPEAAERAAATGADGVGLLRIEHMVLSLGKTPEKYIADHGARAYQDELIEGVRRVADEFYPRPVRVRTIDAPTDEFRELEGGEGEPAEHNPMLGWRGIRRSLDKPEPFRQELAAFARLYDMGYDNLEVMFPLVNDAADVAGITAHMREAGIDPETHRWGVMVETPASALQIEELANAGIDFASFGTNDLTQYTLAVDRNNEHVADRFDELHPAVLRLIGDTIETCRELGVDTSICGQAGSKPEMVEFLVEKGVSSISANIDAVRDVQHEVKRTEQRLLLDSVR; this is translated from the coding sequence ATGGCAGTACTCTTGCTGGAGGACGTCGATGCCGACGACGTCGGGACCGTCGGCGGGAAGGCCGCGTCGCTCGGGGAACTCATCGGTGCGGGGCTTCCGGTGCCGCCGGGGTTCGCCGTCACCGCGGGGACGTACCGCACGTTCATCGAGGAGGCCGGGATCGACGACGAGCTGTTCGAGGCGGTCGACGTCGACCCCGAGGACTCCGCGGCGCTCCGCGAGGCGGAGGAGCGCGCGGAGGAGCTGATCCTCGGCACGCCGTTCCCCGAGCCGGTGCGCGAGGAGATCCTCGACCGATACCGGGCGATGGGCGAGGACGGCGAGGAGGCGTTCGTCGCCGTGCGCTCCTCGGCCACCGCCGAGGACCTGCCCGACTCCTCGTTCGCCGGGCAGCAGGAGACGTTCCTCAACGTCCGCGAGGAGGACCTCCTCCGGCGCGTGAAGGAGTGCTGGGCCTCGCTTTTCACGCAGCGCGCGATCTACTACCGACAGCAGCGCGGGTTCCCGCACTCCGAGGTCGATATCGCGGTCGTCGTCCAGCGGATGGTCGACGCCGAGAAGTCCGGCGTGATGTTCACCAGCCACCCCTCGACGGGCGAGCCGCAGGTCACCATCGAGGCGGCGTGGGGGCTCGGCGAGGCGGTCGTCTCCGGCACCGTCTCGCCCGACAACTACGTGTACGACCGCGAGCGCGGCGCGGTCGATCAGGTCACCGTCGCGGACAAGAAGGTCGAGATGGTGAAGGACGCGGAGACCGGCGAGACGGTCCAGCTCGACGTCGAGGAGGAGCGCCGACACGAGCGGGTCCTCTCGGACGCGGAGATCGGTGACCTCGTCGAGCTCGGGGAGCGGGTCGAGTCCCACTACGGCGCCCCCCAGGACGTCGAGTGGGCGATCTACGACGGCGAGATATATATGCTCCAGTCGCGCCCGATCACGACGATCCGCGAGGACGCCGGCGGCGAGGCGGGCGCGGACGAGGCCGGAACCGGCGGCGAGACCCCGCGGAAGTCGACCGCCGGCGACGCGTCGTCTGGCCAGCCGGGCGCGGCCAGCGTCCCGAACGGCGGAGAAGAGGAGGACGTGCTCGTCGACGGGCTCGGCGCGAGCCCGGGCGTCGTCTCCGGCGCCGTCCGGATCGTCCACAAGCTCGACCACCTCGACCAGGTCCAGGAGGGCGACGTGATGGTGACGGAGATGACCATGCCAGACATGGTGCCCGCGATGAAACGCGCCGCCGGCATCGTCACCGACGAGGGGGGGATGACGAGCCACGCGGCGATCATCTCGCGCGAACTCGGCGTCCCCGCGGTCGTCGGCACCGGCAACGGGACGCGGGTCCTCGAAGACGGCCAGCAGGTCACCCTCGACGGCGACAAGGGGACGATCCGGGCGGGCGAGTCCGAGTCGGCCGAGCCCGGCGAGGAGTTCGAACCGGTTGAGGCCGCGCGTCCCGAGACGCCCGTCAAGCCGATGACGGCGACGGAGGTGAAGGTGAACGTCTCGATCCCGGAGGCGGCCGAGCGCGCCGCGGCGACGGGCGCCGACGGCGTCGGCCTGCTCCGGATCGAGCACATGGTGCTCTCGCTCGGGAAGACGCCCGAGAAGTACATCGCCGACCACGGCGCCCGCGCCTATCAGGACGAGCTCATCGAGGGCGTCCGGCGCGTCGCCGACGAGTTCTACCCCCGACCGGTCCGCGTGCGCACCATCGACGCGCCGACCGACGAGTTCCGCGAGCTGGAGGGCGGCGAGGGCGAGCCGGCCGAACACAACCCGATGCTCGGCTGGCGGGGGATCCGGCGGAGCCTCGACAAGCCCGAGCCGTTCCGCCAGGAGCTGGCGGCGTTCGCGCGCCTCTACGACATGGGGTACGACAACCTGGAGGTGATGTTCCCCCTCGTCAACGACGCGGCCGACGTGGCGGGGATCACGGCCCACATGCGCGAGGCCGGGATCGACCCCGAGACGCACCGCTGGGGCGTGATGGTCGAGACGCCCGCCAGCGCGCTCCAGATCGAGGAGCTGGCGAACGCCGGCATCGACTTCGCCTCCTTCGGCACCAACGACCTCACGCAGTACACGCTCGCGGTCGACCGCAACAACGAGCACGTCGCCGACCGGTTCGACGAGCTCCACCCGGCCGTGTTGCGGCTCATCGGCGACACCATCGAGACGTGCCGGGAGCTCGGCGTCGACACCAGCATCTGCGGGCAGGCCGGCTCGAAGCCCGAGATGGTCGAGTTCCTCGTCGAGAAGGGAGTCTCCTCCATCTCGGCGAACATCGACGCGGTCCGGGACGTCCAACACGAGGTGAAGCGGACCGAGCAGCGGCTCCTGCTGGATTCGGTCCGCTGA
- the mfnA gene encoding tyrosine decarboxylase MfnA, giving the protein MRQPEPEPQSFDRVLSSMCTEPHPDARAAAERFLATNPGDPATYESVAELEARAVAGLATLADHPTPADAAGYVTSGGTEANIQAVRSARNRHREATGGGAGEVNVVAPESAHFSFTKAAALLDMELRTVPLDGAHRADTDAVAAAVDDATALVVGVAGSTEYGRVDPIPELAAIAGEAGARLHVDAAWGGFVLPFTDRDWSFADAPVDTLTIDPHKFGQAPVPAGGLLAREDAALDALAVDTPYLETRSQATLTGTRSGAGVAGAVAAMDALWPDGYREAAERAADNADWLAEGLADRGYDVVEPELPLVAADVPEPTFAALRDAGWKVSRTGAGELRVVCMPHVTRSTLRAFLDDLDRIRR; this is encoded by the coding sequence ATGCGACAGCCGGAACCGGAGCCGCAGTCGTTCGATCGGGTGCTCTCCTCGATGTGCACCGAGCCGCACCCGGACGCCCGCGCGGCCGCCGAGCGGTTCCTCGCGACGAACCCCGGCGACCCCGCCACCTACGAGTCGGTCGCGGAGCTGGAGGCCCGGGCGGTCGCGGGGCTCGCGACGCTCGCGGACCACCCGACGCCGGCCGACGCCGCGGGGTACGTCACCTCCGGCGGCACCGAGGCGAACATCCAGGCGGTGCGGTCCGCGCGGAACAGGCACCGCGAGGCGACGGGCGGCGGCGCGGGCGAGGTCAACGTCGTCGCCCCCGAGAGCGCGCACTTCTCGTTCACGAAGGCCGCGGCGCTGCTCGACATGGAGCTGCGGACGGTCCCCCTCGACGGGGCGCACCGCGCCGACACCGACGCCGTCGCGGCCGCGGTCGACGACGCCACCGCGCTCGTCGTCGGCGTCGCCGGCAGCACGGAGTACGGCCGCGTCGATCCGATCCCGGAGCTGGCGGCGATCGCCGGGGAGGCGGGGGCGCGGCTTCACGTCGACGCGGCGTGGGGCGGGTTCGTCCTCCCGTTCACCGACCGCGACTGGTCGTTCGCCGACGCGCCGGTCGACACGCTGACGATCGACCCCCACAAGTTCGGCCAGGCGCCGGTCCCGGCCGGGGGGTTGCTGGCCCGCGAGGACGCCGCGCTCGACGCGCTCGCGGTCGACACGCCGTACCTGGAGACGCGGTCGCAGGCGACGCTGACGGGGACGCGGAGCGGGGCAGGCGTCGCCGGCGCCGTCGCGGCGATGGACGCGCTGTGGCCCGACGGCTACCGCGAGGCGGCCGAGCGCGCGGCCGACAACGCCGACTGGCTCGCCGAGGGGCTCGCCGACCGCGGGTACGACGTGGTCGAGCCCGAGCTCCCGCTCGTCGCGGCCGACGTGCCCGAGCCGACGTTCGCCGCGCTCCGCGACGCCGGCTGGAAGGTGTCGCGGACCGGGGCGGGCGAGCTCCGCGTGGTGTGTATGCCGCACGTGACGCGGTCGACGCTGCGGGCGTTCCTCGACGACCTCGACCGGATCCGCCGGTAA
- a CDS encoding halocyanin domain-containing protein → MSSDDVSRRAFMRTAGGAAAAAGAATATAGTAAAQEVAPDWPSGAEGNVGSYTDARGQDSVTISVGAGDQGLAFDPTLVWVDEGTTITWEWTGAGGDHNVQTVDGGGPASLDSGSPVGEEGYTYEYETSSEDAGITHYHCVPHTAVGMHGGIAVGEDVATVEVGGGGSSNAVFVPDAARALGIATFIAMVSTLGLAFVFMKYGGTITGREQA, encoded by the coding sequence ATGAGTTCGGACGACGTCTCTCGGCGCGCGTTCATGCGGACGGCCGGCGGTGCGGCGGCCGCCGCCGGCGCGGCGACGGCGACGGCGGGGACGGCGGCGGCACAGGAAGTGGCACCCGACTGGCCGAGCGGCGCCGAAGGGAACGTCGGGTCGTACACCGACGCCCGCGGGCAGGACTCGGTGACCATCTCGGTCGGCGCCGGCGACCAGGGCCTCGCGTTCGACCCGACCCTGGTCTGGGTCGACGAGGGGACGACGATCACCTGGGAGTGGACGGGCGCGGGCGGCGACCACAACGTCCAGACCGTCGACGGCGGCGGTCCGGCCAGCCTCGACAGCGGGAGCCCCGTCGGCGAGGAGGGGTACACCTACGAGTACGAGACGTCGAGCGAGGACGCCGGCATCACCCACTACCACTGCGTCCCCCACACCGCGGTCGGCATGCACGGCGGCATCGCCGTCGGCGAGGACGTCGCCACCGTCGAGGTCGGCGGCGGCGGGAGCTCGAACGCGGTGTTCGTCCCGGACGCCGCCCGCGCGCTCGGCATCGCGACGTTCATCGCGATGGTGAGCACGCTGGGGCTGGCGTTCGTCTTCATGAAGTACGGCGGCACGATCACCGGCCGCGAGCAGGCGTAG
- a CDS encoding glycosyltransferase, with the protein MRVAFASLFAPGHGETPARTRTLRTARGLAARGHEVVWLCARWWGGDVDAFDEDGIEYRSVTAEPAPGAFAARLPGAVRRVDPDVVHAVNSPPTPALAATVAGSLSRVPVVVDWWRDHPADARRWYRPLARRADAVTTPSRTTKTRVREHGADGDDVRVLPESIDFDAVEAAGVDDRFDAVYSRRLDRHANVETFLLGLAELRGRDWTAAVIGDGPERGRIEATASDLRIDDRVEFLGDLPTEERVPIFKGTHVAVATATWETFATDLLWAVACGCVALVEYQADSSAHELVEGRERGRLVTSPAELADEFVAVGDLDRRAVDREFASFDHDAVIDRYVALYEDVVDGE; encoded by the coding sequence ATGCGCGTCGCGTTCGCCTCGCTCTTCGCCCCCGGACACGGGGAGACCCCGGCGCGAACGCGGACCCTGCGGACCGCCCGCGGCCTCGCCGCCCGCGGCCACGAGGTCGTCTGGCTCTGCGCCCGGTGGTGGGGCGGCGACGTCGACGCCTTCGACGAGGACGGGATCGAGTACCGGTCGGTCACCGCCGAGCCCGCGCCCGGGGCCTTCGCCGCGCGGCTGCCGGGCGCGGTCCGCCGCGTCGACCCCGACGTGGTCCACGCGGTCAACAGCCCGCCGACGCCGGCGCTCGCCGCCACGGTGGCCGGGTCGCTCTCGCGGGTCCCGGTCGTCGTCGACTGGTGGCGCGACCACCCCGCCGACGCCCGCCGCTGGTACCGGCCGCTCGCCCGGCGCGCCGACGCGGTGACGACGCCCTCGCGGACGACCAAGACGCGCGTCCGCGAGCACGGCGCCGACGGCGACGACGTGCGGGTGCTCCCGGAGAGCATCGACTTCGACGCCGTCGAGGCCGCGGGCGTCGACGACCGGTTCGACGCGGTGTACTCGCGGCGGCTCGACCGCCACGCCAACGTCGAGACGTTCCTTCTCGGGCTCGCCGAACTGCGCGGCCGCGACTGGACCGCGGCGGTGATCGGCGACGGGCCCGAGCGCGGCCGGATCGAGGCGACCGCGAGCGACCTCCGGATCGACGACCGGGTCGAGTTCCTCGGCGACCTCCCGACCGAGGAGCGGGTCCCGATATTCAAGGGGACGCACGTCGCCGTCGCGACCGCGACGTGGGAGACGTTCGCGACCGACCTGCTGTGGGCGGTCGCCTGCGGCTGCGTCGCCTTAGTCGAGTACCAGGCCGACTCCAGCGCCCACGAGCTCGTCGAGGGGCGCGAGCGCGGGCGGCTCGTCACGAGCCCGGCCGAGTTGGCCGACGAGTTCGTCGCGGTCGGGGACCTCGACCGCCGCGCGGTCGACCGCGAGTTCGCCTCGTTCGACCACGACGCGGTGATCGACCGCTACGTGGCGCTGTACGAGGACGTCGTCGACGGGGAGTGA
- a CDS encoding S9 family peptidase, whose product MRQYDIERYLNVRNAGGADLGPDGRLSFLLNTTGTGQVWSLREPESWPEQHTFFEESVSFVDSSPERSEAVFGMDEGGNERAQLYRLDYESGAIENLTDMPEAKHRWGGWDSAGDRFAFASNRRDEAVFDVYVQGRDETGDDAELVYEGDGWLSVAGWSPSDDRLIVHEAHSSFDHDVYTLDLSTGDLTHHTPHEGDVRYSSPEWGPDGEGVYLVTDRETDTLRLERLDLETDEFAVVADGGEWNVDGVAIDEDTRRLVYSRNVDGYTELTAGELVAPDRIDEFPTPDLPRGVAGGVSFGPDGDRFAVTSTGSTHNANVFVVEATTGEAERWTRASTAGIPADTFVERELVHYPTFDGREIPAFFSVPETEPPESGYPVVVDIHGGPESQRRPSFASVTQYLLNNGYAVFEPNVRGSSGYGKAYSGLDDVENRMDSVKDIREGVGWLHDHPEVDPDRVVAMGGSYGGFMVLASLTEYPELWAAGVDIVGIANFVTFLENTGDWRRSLREAEYGSLEEDREFLESVSPINNIERIEAPLFVLHGENDPRVPVGEAEQIVEEAREQGVPVRKLIFEDEGHGFAKLDNRIEAYREIVDFLAEHV is encoded by the coding sequence ATGCGACAGTACGACATCGAGCGCTACCTCAACGTGCGGAACGCGGGCGGCGCAGACTTAGGTCCCGACGGACGCCTGTCCTTCCTCCTCAACACGACCGGCACGGGGCAGGTGTGGTCGCTCCGCGAGCCGGAGTCGTGGCCCGAACAGCACACCTTCTTCGAGGAGTCCGTCTCCTTCGTCGACTCCTCGCCGGAGCGCTCCGAGGCCGTCTTCGGCATGGACGAGGGCGGCAACGAGCGCGCGCAGCTGTACCGGCTCGACTACGAGTCCGGCGCGATCGAGAACCTCACCGACATGCCGGAGGCGAAACACCGGTGGGGCGGCTGGGACTCGGCCGGCGACCGATTCGCGTTCGCGTCGAACCGCCGCGACGAGGCCGTCTTCGACGTGTACGTCCAGGGGCGCGACGAGACGGGCGACGACGCCGAACTGGTGTACGAGGGCGACGGCTGGCTCTCGGTCGCCGGGTGGTCGCCGAGCGACGACCGGCTGATCGTCCACGAGGCGCACTCGTCGTTCGACCACGACGTGTACACCCTCGACCTGTCGACCGGCGACCTGACCCACCACACGCCCCACGAGGGCGACGTGCGGTACAGCAGCCCGGAGTGGGGGCCCGACGGCGAGGGCGTGTACCTCGTCACCGACCGCGAGACCGACACGCTCCGCTTGGAGCGGCTCGACCTGGAGACCGACGAGTTCGCCGTCGTCGCGGACGGCGGCGAGTGGAACGTCGACGGCGTCGCGATAGACGAGGACACCCGCCGGCTCGTCTACTCCCGGAACGTCGACGGCTACACCGAGCTCACCGCCGGCGAGCTCGTCGCTCCCGACCGGATCGACGAGTTCCCGACGCCGGACCTGCCGCGGGGCGTCGCGGGCGGCGTGAGCTTCGGCCCCGACGGCGACCGGTTCGCCGTCACGTCGACGGGCAGCACGCACAACGCGAACGTCTTCGTCGTCGAGGCGACCACCGGCGAGGCGGAACGGTGGACGCGAGCCTCGACCGCGGGCATCCCCGCGGACACGTTCGTCGAGCGCGAACTGGTCCACTACCCCACCTTCGACGGGCGGGAGATCCCCGCGTTCTTCTCCGTGCCCGAGACGGAGCCGCCGGAGTCGGGCTACCCGGTCGTCGTCGACATCCACGGCGGCCCCGAGTCGCAGCGCCGGCCCTCCTTCGCCTCGGTCACCCAGTACCTGCTGAACAACGGGTACGCGGTCTTCGAGCCGAACGTCCGCGGCTCGTCGGGCTACGGGAAGGCGTACTCGGGGCTCGACGACGTGGAGAACCGGATGGACTCGGTGAAGGACATCCGGGAGGGGGTCGGCTGGCTCCACGACCACCCCGAGGTCGACCCGGACCGCGTCGTCGCGATGGGCGGCTCCTACGGCGGGTTCATGGTGCTGGCGTCGCTGACGGAGTACCCGGAGCTGTGGGCCGCGGGCGTCGACATCGTCGGCATCGCGAACTTCGTCACGTTCCTCGAAAACACCGGGGACTGGCGGCGCTCGCTGCGCGAGGCCGAGTACGGCTCGCTGGAGGAGGACCGCGAGTTCCTCGAGTCCGTCTCGCCGATCAACAACATCGAGCGGATCGAGGCGCCCCTGTTCGTCCTCCACGGCGAGAACGACCCGCGGGTGCCCGTCGGCGAGGCCGAACAGATCGTCGAGGAGGCCCGCGAGCAGGGCGTGCCGGTCCGGAAGCTGATCTTCGAGGACGAGGGGCACGGGTTCGCGAAGCTCGACAACCGGATCGAGGCGTACCGCGAGATCGTCGACTTCCTCGCCGAACACGTCTGA